A window of Candidatus Woesearchaeota archaeon genomic DNA:
ATCTGAACAATTGATAGCGCAGTTTCGTCCGCAGATTATTCTGCGGCGAAGCCGCGACTTAAATATTTCTAAGAAAAAGAAGTTATTTCGACCTAAAGGTCGGGGAATTAAACCCCAGAACTCACTACGTTCGCATTAAGATATAAAATAATCTAAATCAAACCAGATTGTCACGAAAAAATTCACATAAGGTAGTTCCTTTTTGTGGGTTTTAGTATTTAACATTTATGGAAATTTAATATGTTGTTTTTTAGGGCTATTTGTTTATTTTATTTATTTTATTTATTTTAGGGATTTGTCTGTTTTTTTAATTCATTATTTAATTCAGAAACAAGACGCCATTCGTATCAATCTTAAAAGATGAATATTTTTGATTTTAGTATGCAAAAAGGATCCCTCGGGGGAGATTTGAACTCCCGACCTTTCGGTTTCAGCTGACCATTTTTCATCCATACCAAAAACACTTTGGTTTGTCAAGTGGAATTCTACAGCCGAACGCTCTACCAATTGAGCTACCGAGGGTTGATTTAGAGAATAAATACGTGTTTTATAAAAGTTTCTAAAGATCTAGTTTATTCTGAATTGATATATTTGAAGAAAAAATTCTTTCAGACAAAATGCAGAGCTCATCATTAGATGTGAATCTTATATGAAGATGGAAATTAAAATACTGAAAATCACTGCTCGATGCCCACATATAAACGAAAAAGTAGTATATAACGCGAAAAGCCCCAAAAAGTGTCGACTATGTATCTCTACACTATATGCACAAAAACACAGTTTTTGGTACAACAAAAATGAACGAACAGTTTTGTGCATGATAAAGCATGACAAAATCAAAGTTTTTGCGTATAATAAATGCAAAGCATTATTTATATTAAATTCTCTTCGCTAGGAAGCAACAACAAACTTAGAACTCTCAAATAGAATGCCCAAGTGGAAAAAAATGGAACAAATTTTAAAAATATTCATTGCGAGTTTTTTTATTTGACAAATATAGGCTGGGAAGACTCTGTTCTTTTTTCTTTTCCTGATTTAGTATCGAATTTTACTTGAGTTCTTGATAAATTCAGGTTTCCCACTATTTTTAATTTTGTACTCATTTTATATGTGATTATTCTTTCTTCAAATGGTTCAAGATACTCTATGTCCCAATATAGTAAAGTTCCTTTTTTTGAAGTGTGTGTCACTTTTGTTGGTTGCAAAGATCCTAATATTCCTGGTTGTTTTTCAAGAGATGCTATTCTTGGTAACAAGTCCGTTATGGTTATATTATGTGTTGTTTTTCCTGATCTGTTTTTTATAAATAATCTGACTTTTATTTCTGAGATTCCTTCTGAATCTTCCTTTACTATTTGTGCTTCTTTTAATAGTATTATCGGGCTTCTTATTATGAAGTATAGTGCTATTAGTATTATGATTAGCAGCATAATTATTGCTAAAACAACATAGTTTCTTATGATTATTATTGTTTTTGATTCTGTAGGTTTTAGATTTTCAGTCCATTTTAATGCTGCTTTTCCATTTTCTTTTATTAGTTCACCTTGAGGGTATGTTTTTACAAATATCCTTTCATACCAAGGCATCAGTACCGTTATTGATTTTTCTCGAGGATAATTTCCTTCATTTGTCAGAGTTATTTCTTCTTTTGATGATAAGAATCCTTTTTGTATGTTTTTATCTGTGTTTATTGTAGAGTATTGTTCGATTGTTAGTTTTTTTGTGGTTTGTGAGACTACAGTATCATCTTCTAGCATTAACTTTACGTCCAAATCGTAATCTCCTGGCTTTTGTAAGGAATCTAGTTCAAATATATATTCTTTTGTTATTTCTTTTCGTGGTCCTAAACTCGTATTTATTCTTTTATAAAAAAAGTCACTTTGTATTTCTAATATTAAATTTTCTAGATCTAAAGGATTTCTGTTTTTTGTTAATATTGTTATAGATAGTTTTTCTCGAGGATCTTGTTTTGATGGTGAGTCAACTGTTAGTGCGACGTCTGGAAGGTATCCTTGTAAGTATGCATCTATGACTATGGATATCAAAGCTTTTATTTGTTGCATTTCGTTATTTCTGTCTTCCACTTGTATAGTTATTGCATGAGTTCCTAATCCGACTGTACTTTTCGGTATTATTTTTAATATTACATCTTTGGTTTCTCCTGGAAGAACTTTTGCAGTTGTCGGAGTTATTATCCAGCTTGCTGCGTTTGGAGCGGAGGGAGTTATTCTATAGAGTTGTTCTTGAGAATCATAATTTGTTATTGTTAATTTATATTCACCATTGTCTCCTGGCTGTATTCTTGATTTGACTGCATCAATGTCTAGTGAAAAATCTGTTGCCTGCACAAAGGGCATCATTGATAATATTAGTATAAACACAATTAGGTCTGCGTATAGAATTTTTTTGTAATCCACCTTTTTCCCTCCTTATTGATAACGTTTTGATTAGTTTATATATTTTTCTGTTGTTTTGTGTTGATAATTACAGTTACCTTTTTAAAATGTGCGTTTATTCTATTGTGTTATGGCAATAAGATCTCCTATTGTTTCGGTTTTGGGCCATGTTGATCATGGAAAATCTAGTATTTTGGATGCTATTAGAGGTTCTAATATTGTTTCTGGCGAGGCTGGCGCGATTACTCAGGCAATTGGTGCTTCTATTGTTAGTATTGATACTATTAAGAAGCGTTGCGGGGTTTTAATTGACAGTCTTAAGATGAAAATTTCTCTTCCTGGTTTACTTTTCATTGATACTCCTGGTCACGCAGCGTTTACTAGTTTGAGGAAACGAGGAGGTAGTCTGGCAGATATTGCTATTGTTGTTATAGATATTAACGAAGGTTTAAAACCTCAAACTTTTGAAGCCATCGAGATTTTGAGGAATTCTAAGACTCCGTTTATTATTGCGGCTAATAAAGTTGATTTAATTCCGGGTTTTTATCGTAAGAGTAACGTTATGCTTGCTAATTTGAAAGATCAAAATGTTGAATTTATTCAAAGATTTGAATCTAAAATTTATGAGATTGTAGGCGTTTTACATGAAAAATTTGGTTTGAATTCTGAGAGGTTTGATAGAGTTGAAGATTATACTCAGCAAGTTGCCATTGTTCCTTGTTCTGCTAAGAATGATGTTGGTTTAGAGGAGATTTTGATGGTCATTACTGGTTTGGCTCAAAAATTTTTGGAAAAAAATTTGTTGTTAAATGTTGAAGGACCTGCCAAAGGAATTATTTTGGAAGTTAAAGAAGATAAAGGTTTGGGTAAGACTTTGGATGTTATTTTGTATGATGGTACTTTGTCTGCTGGAGAGGAGGTTGTTATTGGTGCTATGACTGACCCTGTAGTTGCTAAAATCAGAGCTCTTTTTGTTCCAGAGTCTATGAAAGATATGCGTGATAAGAAATCTAAATTTAAATCTGTTAAGTTTGTTAGTGCGGCTATAGGCCTTAAAATTAGCAGTCCTGATTTAAATGAATCTATTGTTGCAGGCATGCCTTTACTTGGTATTAAGGGCCAGAGTAAAGATTTTGTTATTAAAGAGATTTCTTCTCAGATTAATGAAGTTACTTTTGATACTGATAAAGACGGCATTATTGTTAAAGCGGATACTTTAGGCAGTTTGGAGGCTTTACTTGTTTTGTTAAAAGAAAAAGACATTCCTGTTCGTAAGGCATCTATAGGAAATATTAATAAAAAAGATATTTTGGATGCGGAGTCTAATTTCGAGAAGAATGAAATTTATTCGGTGATTCTTGGTTTTAATATTAAAGTCGAACCAAGTGTTGAAAATGTTAAGATTATTGTGAAAGAAGTTATATACGAATTGATTGATGAATATGATTTGTGGGTTAAGGAAAAGGAAGCTGCTTTTGAGGCTGCTAAGCTTGAAAAACTTGTGAGACCTTGCAAGATTGAAGTTTTAAACAATTGCATTTTTAGGCAAAGCAACCCTTGTATTGCAGGTATTGAAGTTTTAGGTGGTGTCGCAGTTTCAGGCATGATCTTGATGAATTCTAAGGGAAAGCGTGTTGCGGAAGTTAAGACTTTACAGAGTGATAAGAAAAATTTGAAATCTGTTGAGTCTGGTATGCAGGTTGCTGCTCAGATTCCAGGCGTTACAGCTGGCAGGCAAATTATAGAAGGAGAATTGTACTATTCTGATATTAATGAGGAAGAGTTTAGAAAGCTAAAAACTTTGAGTAAACATTTGAAATCTGATGAAAAGGCTATTTTAAAGGAGATTGCTAATATTAAGAGATCTGATAATCCGTTGTGGGGAGTATGATGAATATTGGAAGACATCTTCGGGTTCTTAATGGTAAGGAAATTAAGGATATTAGAAAGTTTCTTTTTGATCAGTTTGGTTTTGATGAACTTTTGGATTTGGTTTTTTTAAGAAGTAATAAAGACAAGGTTTATGTTATTAATAGAGAAGTAGAATTTGTAAATATCAGGGATTTTTGGATTGATAGTGCGGGTTTGTATTTTGGTAAGATTCAACCTGATGGTTTTCGTTTGAGTGTTGAGGGGACTCAGCTTATCGGTAATTTTTGTAAAAAAAATGTTGTCGAGGTTTCTTTAGAGCAAAAGCATGCTTGGCTTAAGGGTTTTGAGTTTGAAGTTGATATTAAGGACGATATTTTTGTTCTTCTTAAATCAGGAGATGATTTTCTTGGTTGTGCAAAAGTCAAGAATGAAAAAGTTCTTAATTCTTTACCTAAATCAAGAAGGTTGCATGTTGTTAATGAAAATTTAGAAGAGAATTAATAAAAGAAAATATTTTAAGTAGCATTAGATGTTTTTTTCTATGGATTCTTTTACCAGTTTTCTTTGTTTTTCTTTAGCTTTATCTTGCACATTATAACGTTTCATAATTCAGAAGTATAAATTAACAATTTAAAAAGTTTTTGCTTTTTTAATCACTTAAAAGTAATAAAAAATAATTTAATAATTTTATAGTATGTCTTCTATTGGTTTCTTTTTTGTTTTAGGCGTGGAATTTGTCGAACCCGTAACTCCTTGTGCTTGTTTTGCTATATCTACGCCTAAATCTTTCAATGCGCCTATGTGCATTTGCATT
This region includes:
- the infB gene encoding translation initiation factor IF-2, whose protein sequence is MAIRSPIVSVLGHVDHGKSSILDAIRGSNIVSGEAGAITQAIGASIVSIDTIKKRCGVLIDSLKMKISLPGLLFIDTPGHAAFTSLRKRGGSLADIAIVVIDINEGLKPQTFEAIEILRNSKTPFIIAANKVDLIPGFYRKSNVMLANLKDQNVEFIQRFESKIYEIVGVLHEKFGLNSERFDRVEDYTQQVAIVPCSAKNDVGLEEILMVITGLAQKFLEKNLLLNVEGPAKGIILEVKEDKGLGKTLDVILYDGTLSAGEEVVIGAMTDPVVAKIRALFVPESMKDMRDKKSKFKSVKFVSAAIGLKISSPDLNESIVAGMPLLGIKGQSKDFVIKEISSQINEVTFDTDKDGIIVKADTLGSLEALLVLLKEKDIPVRKASIGNINKKDILDAESNFEKNEIYSVILGFNIKVEPSVENVKIIVKEVIYELIDEYDLWVKEKEAAFEAAKLEKLVRPCKIEVLNNCIFRQSNPCIAGIEVLGGVAVSGMILMNSKGKRVAEVKTLQSDKKNLKSVESGMQVAAQIPGVTAGRQIIEGELYYSDINEEEFRKLKTLSKHLKSDEKAILKEIANIKRSDNPLWGV